In one window of Haloprofundus halophilus DNA:
- a CDS encoding CBS domain-containing protein produces the protein MDITDIALQDFVELEADTRLGKVRSAFERENPKGIIITDDGDYVGVVGEKQLIQSHIEDNTKAAALMRSAPRIDRHEDVREASRMLIEGDTQIAPVYEGEKLWGIITSDAILEAVHDNLDALTVEQIYTEDVVTIREEDRNGQAINRLRENGISRLPVLNENGQLTGVLTTHDITEFVVRNEARQGTGDRSGDLERMLDLPVYDLMTSPVFTTNPGESVKDAVSRMFENDIAGLVVTPSDSDSEVLGVLTKTDVLRALTYTEEEQMDVQITNVDLLDTASRTELVESLTQVVDKYQEMQVHHAHLRFHEHKEKLRGTPLIQAQIRLRTSHGQVAGSGEGYGAEHAFRVALDKLERNVLELKGINADEQYRGQLLRKLGEL, from the coding sequence ATGGACATTACTGACATAGCACTCCAGGACTTCGTGGAGCTGGAGGCCGACACCCGACTCGGGAAGGTCCGGTCTGCGTTCGAGCGCGAGAACCCGAAGGGTATCATCATCACCGACGACGGCGACTACGTCGGGGTGGTCGGCGAGAAGCAGTTGATTCAGTCGCACATCGAAGACAACACGAAGGCCGCCGCGTTGATGCGCTCCGCGCCGCGCATCGACCGTCACGAGGATGTCCGCGAGGCGTCGCGGATGCTCATCGAGGGTGACACCCAGATCGCCCCCGTCTACGAGGGCGAGAAGCTCTGGGGCATCATCACGAGCGACGCGATTCTCGAAGCCGTCCACGACAACCTGGACGCGCTCACCGTCGAGCAGATCTACACCGAGGACGTGGTGACGATTCGGGAGGAGGACCGCAACGGGCAGGCGATAAACCGCCTCCGCGAGAACGGTATCTCTCGACTGCCCGTCCTCAACGAGAACGGCCAACTCACCGGCGTGCTGACGACGCACGACATCACCGAGTTCGTCGTCCGCAACGAGGCCCGTCAGGGAACCGGGGACCGGAGCGGCGATCTCGAACGGATGCTCGACCTGCCGGTGTACGACCTGATGACGAGCCCGGTGTTCACGACGAACCCCGGCGAGTCGGTCAAAGATGCCGTCTCCCGGATGTTCGAGAACGACATCGCCGGGCTGGTCGTCACGCCGTCGGACAGCGACTCGGAGGTGCTCGGCGTCCTCACGAAGACGGACGTGCTCCGGGCGCTCACCTACACCGAGGAAGAGCAGATGGACGTCCAAATCACGAACGTCGACCTGCTCGACACCGCCTCTCGGACCGAACTGGTCGAGAGCCTCACACAGGTGGTCGACAAGTACCAGGAGATGCAGGTCCACCACGCGCACCTCCGGTTCCACGAACACAAGGAGAAACTCCGCGGGACGCCGCTCATCCAGGCGCAGATCAGGCTCCGGACGAGCCACGGACAGGTCGCGGGCTCCGGGGAGGGCTACGGCGCGGAACACGCCTTCCGCGTCGCCCTCGACAAGCTCGAACGCAACGTTCTGGAGCTGAAGGGAATCAACGCCGACGAGCAGTACCGCGGCCAGCTGCTGCGGAAGCTCGGCGAGCTATAA
- the radB gene encoding DNA repair and recombination protein RadB — MTETLSTGCAPLDDLLGGGLERGTVTQVYGAPAAGKTNVALSAAVDVAAAGGTVVYIDTEGLSIDRFRQLVEARTDDEQAFEDVASRVIVTEAYDFAEQEEAVRDAEEFADRADLVVLDSATGFYRLERTIEGGESGESLRRVARQVTHLLSLARKHDIAVVLTNQVFTDPDTDRTRALGGNTLEHWTGVVVRLDRFRGGNRRATLEKHRAKAAGESVTFRITGSGLEATEEF; from the coding sequence GTGACCGAAACACTCTCGACGGGGTGTGCGCCGCTCGACGACCTGCTCGGGGGCGGTCTCGAACGCGGGACCGTGACGCAGGTGTACGGCGCACCGGCGGCGGGGAAGACGAACGTCGCCCTGTCGGCGGCCGTCGACGTCGCCGCCGCCGGCGGCACCGTCGTCTACATCGACACCGAGGGGCTCTCCATCGACCGGTTTCGCCAGTTAGTCGAGGCCCGAACGGACGACGAGCAGGCGTTCGAGGACGTCGCCTCCCGCGTCATCGTCACCGAGGCGTACGACTTCGCCGAACAGGAGGAGGCCGTCCGCGACGCCGAGGAGTTCGCCGACAGAGCCGACCTCGTCGTCCTCGACAGCGCCACCGGGTTCTACCGCCTCGAACGTACTATCGAGGGCGGAGAGAGCGGCGAATCGCTCCGTCGCGTCGCCCGACAGGTGACGCATCTGCTCTCTCTGGCACGAAAACACGACATCGCCGTCGTGCTGACGAACCAGGTGTTCACCGACCCCGACACCGACCGGACGCGGGCGCTCGGCGGCAACACGCTCGAACACTGGACCGGCGTCGTCGTCCGACTCGACCGCTTCCGCGGCGGCAACCGCCGGGCGACGCTGGAGAAACACCGAGCGAAAGCCGCCGGGGAGAGCGTGACGTTCCGGATTACGGGGTCGGGACTGGAAGCGACCGAAGAGTTCTGA
- the larC gene encoding nickel pincer cofactor biosynthesis protein LarC has product MDTLAFDGRMGASGDMILAALVAAGADPAALSPVEAALDVRYEIGETVKNGISSTTVDVLLVGDSENGDADRGDGDSHATEGPHHDGDHHHHHDDHHHHEHDDGHGGHHHDHEHDHSDGHHHDHEHDHSDGHHHDHEHTHAEGSGPHRKYTEVVDIVESMDLPSDVEADALAVFRILGEAEAAVHDTDLGETHFHEVGADDAIADIVGACLLIHDLGVERAVTTPLSTGGGEASMSHGVYPVPTPAVVEIAERADWSLKGGPVEAELLTPTGAAILAHYAEGVDHLPPIRVRASGYGAGGYDFPEHPNVLRALVGDGGGRLTREEITVLETNLDDAPPEVLGGLQETLADAGARDVSILPATMKKSRPGHLVKVIVRPADAERVARKLAEETGTLGVREHGAGHRWVASRAFETATLEIGGEAYEVSVKVASDADGVVYDRSTEFDDALAVARETDLAVREVMRRAENAVSERSEE; this is encoded by the coding sequence ATGGACACACTCGCGTTCGACGGCCGGATGGGTGCCAGCGGCGACATGATTCTCGCCGCGTTGGTAGCCGCTGGCGCAGATCCCGCGGCGCTGTCGCCGGTTGAGGCGGCGCTGGACGTTCGGTACGAAATCGGGGAGACGGTGAAAAACGGCATCAGTTCGACCACGGTCGACGTGTTGCTCGTCGGCGACAGCGAGAACGGGGACGCAGACCGGGGCGATGGCGATTCCCACGCGACTGAGGGTCCTCACCACGACGGCGACCACCACCACCACCACGACGACCACCATCACCACGAACACGATGACGGACACGGCGGACATCACCACGACCACGAACACGACCACAGCGACGGACATCACCACGACCACGAACACGACCACAGCGACGGACATCACCACGACCACGAACACACCCACGCCGAGGGCTCGGGACCGCACCGAAAGTACACCGAAGTCGTCGACATCGTGGAGTCGATGGACCTCCCGAGCGACGTGGAAGCCGACGCGTTGGCGGTCTTCCGCATCCTCGGCGAGGCGGAGGCAGCGGTTCACGACACCGACCTCGGCGAGACGCACTTCCACGAGGTCGGCGCCGACGACGCCATCGCCGACATCGTCGGCGCGTGTCTGTTGATACACGATTTGGGCGTCGAACGGGCGGTCACGACGCCGCTTTCGACCGGCGGCGGCGAGGCGTCGATGAGCCACGGTGTCTACCCCGTGCCGACGCCCGCCGTGGTCGAAATCGCCGAGCGCGCCGACTGGTCGCTGAAGGGCGGCCCCGTCGAGGCCGAACTGCTGACGCCGACGGGGGCGGCGATTCTCGCCCACTACGCCGAGGGCGTCGACCACTTGCCGCCGATTCGGGTTCGAGCGTCGGGCTACGGGGCGGGCGGATACGACTTCCCGGAGCACCCGAACGTACTCCGCGCGCTCGTCGGCGACGGCGGCGGCCGACTCACGCGCGAGGAGATCACCGTCTTGGAGACGAATCTCGACGACGCGCCGCCCGAAGTTCTGGGCGGTCTGCAGGAGACGCTCGCCGACGCGGGCGCACGCGACGTTTCCATCCTCCCGGCGACGATGAAGAAGTCGCGTCCCGGACATCTGGTGAAGGTCATCGTTCGTCCCGCCGACGCCGAGCGCGTCGCCCGTAAATTGGCTGAAGAGACGGGGACGCTCGGCGTGCGCGAACACGGCGCGGGTCACCGCTGGGTCGCTTCCAGAGCATTCGAGACGGCGACGCTCGAGATCGGCGGCGAGGCGTACGAGGTGAGCGTGAAAGTCGCAAGCGACGCCGACGGCGTCGTCTACGACCGGAGCACCGAGTTCGACGACGCGCTGGCGGTGGCGCGAGAGACGGATTTGGCCGTTCGAGAGGTGATGCGGCGCGCGGAGAACGCGGTGTCCGAACGGTCCGAGGAGTAG
- a CDS encoding CDC48 family AAA ATPase has translation MNEVQLEVAKAYPNDSGRGIARLDPDTLLHLKLSPGDIIEIEGGETTAAKVWRADRQDWNTDTVRIDGFTRQNADVGIGERVTIRKAEAKKANKLVLAPPEEASVQFGSDAAGMVKRQILKRPVVERDIVPVMSSTNHPFMRSPGQAIPLIAVETDPSGVCLITEDTEVELREEPISGFERAQGGITYEDIGGLQGEIQRVREMVELPMKHPQIFKKLGIEPPQGVLLHGPPGTGKTLLAKAVANETSASFFSIAGPEIISKYYGESEQQLREIFEDAKEESPAIIFIDELDSIAPKREDVTGEVERRVVAQLLTMMDGLEARGQVIVIAATNRVDSVDPALRRPGRFDREIEIGVPDEVGRKEILQIHTRGMPLSDDVNLDHLADETHGFVGADIESLTKEAAMKALRRYLPEIDLDEEDIPPSLIDRMIVKRQDFGGALGEVEPSAMREVLVELPKISWDDVGGLSDAKQSVKESVEWPLTTPEKFDRMGIEAPKGVLLYGPPGTGKTLMAKAVANETNANFISVRGPQLLSKWVGESEKAIRQTFRKARQVNPTVIFFDELDSLAPSRGQEMGNNVSERVVNQLLTELDGLEEMGDVMVIGATNRPDMIDPALIRSGRFDRLVLIGEPDEEGREQILKIHTQNSPLAPDVSLREIAEITDGYVGSDLESIAREAAIEALREDDDADEIEMRHFRKAMENVRPTITDDLMDYYEQMQDQFKGGGRGDQFAERGGGRIGFQ, from the coding sequence ATGAACGAAGTCCAACTCGAAGTGGCGAAAGCGTACCCGAACGACTCGGGGCGCGGCATCGCCCGTCTCGACCCGGACACGCTTCTCCACCTGAAGCTCTCACCGGGCGACATCATCGAAATCGAAGGAGGTGAGACGACCGCCGCGAAGGTCTGGCGCGCCGACCGCCAGGACTGGAACACCGACACCGTCCGCATCGACGGTTTCACCCGACAGAACGCCGATGTCGGTATCGGCGAACGCGTGACGATCCGGAAAGCCGAAGCCAAGAAGGCGAACAAACTGGTACTCGCACCGCCCGAAGAGGCGAGCGTCCAGTTCGGTTCCGACGCCGCCGGGATGGTCAAACGCCAGATTCTGAAACGGCCGGTCGTCGAACGCGACATCGTCCCCGTGATGTCGAGTACGAACCACCCGTTCATGCGTTCGCCCGGACAGGCGATCCCGCTCATCGCCGTCGAGACCGACCCGTCTGGCGTCTGTCTCATCACCGAGGACACCGAGGTCGAACTCCGCGAGGAGCCGATTTCGGGCTTCGAGCGCGCCCAGGGCGGCATCACCTACGAGGATATCGGCGGCCTCCAGGGCGAGATTCAGCGCGTCCGCGAGATGGTCGAACTGCCGATGAAGCACCCGCAGATCTTCAAGAAACTCGGCATCGAACCGCCGCAAGGGGTGCTCCTGCACGGTCCGCCGGGGACGGGGAAGACCCTGCTAGCGAAGGCAGTCGCCAACGAGACCTCCGCGAGTTTCTTCTCTATCGCCGGTCCCGAGATTATCTCGAAGTACTACGGCGAAAGCGAACAACAGCTCCGCGAGATCTTCGAGGACGCCAAAGAGGAGTCGCCGGCCATCATCTTCATCGACGAACTCGACTCCATCGCGCCCAAACGCGAGGACGTCACCGGCGAAGTCGAACGCCGCGTCGTCGCCCAACTGCTGACGATGATGGACGGCCTCGAAGCGCGGGGTCAGGTCATCGTCATCGCGGCGACGAACCGCGTCGACTCCGTCGACCCGGCGCTTCGCCGCCCCGGCCGGTTCGACCGCGAAATCGAAATCGGCGTGCCGGACGAAGTCGGCCGCAAGGAGATACTCCAGATTCACACGCGCGGCATGCCGCTGTCCGACGACGTGAACCTCGACCACCTCGCCGACGAGACCCACGGCTTCGTCGGCGCGGACATCGAGAGCCTCACGAAGGAGGCGGCGATGAAAGCCCTCCGCAGATACCTCCCCGAGATCGACCTCGACGAGGAGGACATCCCGCCGAGTCTCATCGACCGGATGATCGTCAAGCGCCAGGACTTCGGCGGCGCGCTCGGCGAAGTCGAACCGAGTGCGATGCGCGAGGTGCTCGTCGAACTGCCCAAGATATCGTGGGACGACGTCGGCGGCCTCTCCGACGCCAAGCAGTCGGTCAAGGAGTCCGTCGAGTGGCCGCTGACGACGCCCGAGAAGTTCGACCGGATGGGCATCGAAGCGCCGAAAGGCGTGCTGCTGTACGGCCCGCCCGGGACCGGAAAGACGCTGATGGCGAAAGCGGTCGCCAACGAGACGAACGCGAACTTCATCTCGGTGCGCGGCCCGCAGCTGCTGTCGAAGTGGGTCGGCGAGTCCGAGAAAGCCATCCGCCAGACCTTCCGCAAGGCGCGGCAGGTGAACCCGACGGTCATCTTCTTCGACGAGCTCGACAGCCTCGCGCCCAGCAGAGGGCAGGAGATGGGCAACAACGTCTCCGAGCGCGTCGTCAACCAGCTCCTGACGGAGCTCGACGGCCTCGAAGAGATGGGCGACGTGATGGTCATCGGCGCGACGAACCGGCCGGACATGATCGACCCGGCGCTCATCCGCTCGGGGCGGTTCGACCGCCTCGTGCTCATCGGCGAACCGGACGAGGAGGGCCGCGAGCAGATTCTGAAGATTCACACGCAGAACAGCCCGCTCGCGCCCGACGTGAGCCTCCGCGAGATCGCCGAGATAACCGACGGCTACGTCGGCTCCGACCTCGAGAGCATCGCCCGCGAGGCGGCTATCGAGGCGCTCCGCGAGGACGACGACGCCGACGAGATCGAGATGCGGCACTTCCGCAAGGCGATGGAGAACGTTCGCCCGACCATCACCGACGACCTGATGGACTACTACGAGCAGATGCAGGACCAGTTCAAGGGCGGCGGCCGCGGCGACCAGTTCGCCGAACGCGGCGGCGGTCGTATCGGCTTCCAATGA
- a CDS encoding competence/damage-inducible protein A, giving the protein MDVAILTVGDELLAGDTENTNATWLARQLTERGATVTRILTVPDVESVIADAVRRWSDDYDAVVVTGGLGGTHDDLTMDGVAEAFGVSLVVDEEAREDILETVAAFREANPELAENYDLRIDADAQASIPDGARPLLNPAGLSPGCVMENVYVLPGIPDEMRAMFDRVADEFGGDVTSETLRTPAPEGAVTSQLAQVRDQYDVAVGSYPSRGEEYNRIKVTSQDPGAVDAAVTWLREHVEIVEE; this is encoded by the coding sequence ATGGACGTGGCGATTCTCACGGTCGGCGACGAACTGCTGGCCGGAGATACGGAGAACACGAACGCGACGTGGTTAGCGCGGCAGTTGACCGAGCGAGGCGCGACGGTGACGCGCATTCTCACCGTCCCCGACGTTGAGTCGGTCATCGCCGACGCCGTCAGGAGGTGGAGCGACGACTACGACGCCGTCGTCGTAACCGGCGGCCTCGGCGGCACCCACGACGATTTGACGATGGACGGCGTCGCCGAGGCGTTCGGTGTCTCGCTCGTCGTCGACGAGGAGGCGAGAGAGGATATCTTAGAGACCGTCGCCGCGTTCCGCGAGGCGAATCCGGAACTCGCCGAGAACTACGACCTCCGGATAGACGCCGACGCGCAGGCGTCGATTCCCGACGGCGCGCGACCGCTTCTCAACCCCGCCGGGCTCTCGCCGGGCTGCGTGATGGAGAACGTCTACGTCCTCCCCGGTATCCCGGACGAGATGCGCGCGATGTTCGACCGCGTCGCCGACGAGTTCGGCGGCGACGTCACCTCCGAGACGCTCCGGACACCCGCCCCCGAGGGCGCGGTGACCTCACAGCTCGCGCAGGTCCGCGACCAGTACGACGTCGCCGTCGGCAGCTACCCCTCTCGCGGCGAGGAGTACAACCGAATCAAAGTCACGAGCCAGGACCCCGGGGCCGTCGACGCGGCGGTGACGTGGCTCCGCGAGCACGTCGAGATCGTCGAAGAGTAG
- the phoU gene encoding phosphate signaling complex protein PhoU — translation MPRNEYQSQLESLREDVLYMSEVVSERLRMGMDALEQKDEQLAEEIIEGDAEINRMYLDLEQQCIDLIALQQPVAGDLRFIAASFKIITDLERIADLATNLGGYAKSAERDVFPDVDIQRIGDLTLEMLSAAMDAYDRDDPDACYDIADRDDDLDAMCEAASEIVVRDLIEADTTDSGNIESRMQDVSRLLLTVRDLERVGDHTVNIAARTLYMIENDDALIY, via the coding sequence ATGCCGCGAAACGAATACCAATCTCAACTCGAATCTCTCCGCGAGGACGTTCTCTACATGAGCGAAGTGGTCAGCGAACGCCTGCGGATGGGAATGGACGCGCTCGAACAGAAGGACGAACAGCTCGCCGAGGAGATCATCGAGGGCGACGCCGAGATAAACCGGATGTACCTCGACCTCGAACAGCAGTGTATCGACCTCATCGCCCTCCAACAGCCGGTCGCGGGCGACCTCCGCTTCATCGCGGCGTCGTTCAAAATCATCACCGACCTCGAACGCATCGCCGACCTGGCGACGAACCTCGGCGGCTACGCCAAGAGCGCCGAGCGCGACGTGTTCCCGGACGTCGACATCCAACGGATCGGCGACCTCACGCTGGAGATGCTCAGCGCGGCGATGGACGCGTACGACCGCGACGACCCCGACGCCTGTTACGACATCGCCGACCGAGACGACGACCTCGACGCGATGTGCGAGGCCGCGAGCGAAATCGTCGTCCGCGACCTCATCGAAGCCGACACCACCGACAGCGGAAACATCGAGAGTCGGATGCAGGACGTCTCTCGGCTCCTGCTCACGGTCCGCGACCTCGAACGCGTCGGCGACCACACGGTCAACATCGCCGCGCGCACGCTCTACATGATCGAAAACGACGACGCGCTCATCTACTAG
- the phoU gene encoding phosphate signaling complex protein PhoU encodes MPREQFQRELDDLRDEVLTMGEAVVSRLRKALSALEARDSERARSLAERDHEINEWYLRLESRCVDLLALQQPVAGDLRLVVASFKIITDLERIADLVTNICGYHLSRERELFPEVNLQDLGDIAAEMVEDALAAYAGADADACYAVADRDDELDGLCERVGELVVRDLVESAPDDRSGSLFGEVNRFLLTVRDIERVGDHAVNIAARTLYMVESDDALIY; translated from the coding sequence GTGCCGCGCGAGCAGTTCCAGCGCGAACTCGACGACCTGCGCGACGAGGTGCTCACCATGGGTGAGGCCGTCGTCTCCCGCCTTCGAAAGGCGCTTTCGGCGCTCGAAGCCCGCGACTCCGAGAGAGCGCGGTCGCTCGCGGAGCGTGACCACGAGATCAACGAGTGGTATCTCCGACTCGAGAGCCGCTGTGTCGACCTCCTCGCGCTCCAGCAACCCGTCGCGGGCGATCTCCGTCTCGTCGTCGCTTCGTTCAAGATCATCACCGACCTCGAACGCATCGCCGACCTGGTGACGAACATCTGCGGGTACCACCTCTCGCGGGAGCGCGAACTGTTCCCGGAGGTGAATCTCCAGGACCTCGGAGACATCGCCGCGGAGATGGTCGAGGACGCACTGGCGGCGTACGCAGGCGCCGACGCCGACGCCTGCTACGCGGTCGCCGACCGCGACGACGAACTCGACGGCCTCTGCGAACGCGTCGGCGAACTCGTCGTCCGCGACCTCGTCGAATCCGCCCCCGACGACCGAAGCGGGTCGCTGTTCGGCGAAGTGAACCGATTCCTGCTCACGGTCCGCGACATCGAGCGCGTCGGCGACCACGCGGTCAACATCGCCGCCCGCACGCTCTACATGGTCGAAAGCGACGACGCGCTCATCTACTAA
- the pstB gene encoding phosphate ABC transporter ATP-binding protein PstB, producing MSKDTMTTSEQDTESGSSVESQTSPRPGSGVVDSTEQNRSQRAETVVSSKDLDVFYGDTQALQGIDIEIPKRQVTAMIGPSGCGKSTFLRCINRMNDLIESCRIDGELRFEGKNVYDDDVDPVALRRRIGMVFQSPNPFPKSIYENVAYGLKIQGKTENLDEKVENALKSAALWDEVKDRLDESGLDLSGGQQQRLCIARAIAVDPDVILMDEPASALDPVATSQVEDLIADLAEDYTVVIVTHNMQQAARISDKTAVFLTGGELVEFGDTQRIFENPDSQRVEDYITGKFG from the coding sequence ATGAGTAAGGATACTATGACTACGTCCGAACAAGACACCGAGAGCGGCAGTAGCGTCGAATCGCAAACGTCGCCGCGTCCCGGTTCGGGGGTAGTCGACAGCACCGAGCAGAACCGTTCCCAGCGCGCCGAGACGGTCGTCTCGTCCAAGGACCTCGACGTGTTCTACGGCGACACGCAGGCGCTACAGGGCATCGACATCGAAATCCCGAAGCGACAGGTGACCGCGATGATCGGTCCGTCCGGCTGCGGGAAGTCGACGTTCCTCCGGTGTATCAACCGGATGAACGACCTCATCGAATCCTGTCGTATCGACGGCGAGCTACGGTTCGAGGGCAAGAACGTCTACGACGACGACGTCGACCCCGTCGCGCTTCGCCGCCGTATCGGGATGGTGTTCCAGTCGCCGAACCCGTTCCCGAAGAGCATCTACGAGAACGTCGCTTACGGCCTCAAGATACAGGGCAAGACCGAGAACTTGGACGAGAAGGTCGAGAACGCCCTCAAGTCGGCGGCGCTGTGGGACGAGGTGAAGGACCGCCTCGACGAGTCCGGTCTCGACCTCTCGGGCGGTCAACAGCAGCGACTCTGCATCGCCCGCGCCATCGCCGTCGACCCCGACGTCATCCTGATGGACGAGCCGGCCTCGGCGCTCGACCCGGTCGCCACCTCGCAGGTCGAAGACCTCATCGCCGACCTCGCGGAGGACTACACCGTCGTCATCGTCACACACAACATGCAGCAGGCGGCGCGCATCTCCGACAAGACCGCGGTGTTCCTCACCGGCGGCGAACTCGTCGAGTTCGGCGACACTCAGCGGATATTCGAGAACCCGGACAGCCAGCGCGTCGAAGATTACATCACCGGCAAGTTCGGGTAA
- the pstA gene encoding phosphate ABC transporter permease PstA: protein MAAETEGATGDWFGDAERISRLPGKVFAAACLSATLFGIVMVAGLLVYVTKDAIRPFTANPGWFLVFFLTFVLPSTALLGYFRRRGDGEATVALTALGVPLFGSLLGSGVLLLFIDVLSIVEWLAFVVAAVVTGGVLLGHRRARTRASFLEEAVVAVVALFVLAPVTFEFVATFPTVPQAWLIYLLTFGLGGAVVGGLIVARRRNDQRAGLVAGGALLATVTAGVFIDPSTGITPPVWVILFTFAGVPTALYVEGVVRRRDHRPVGLAFPLVAIAGILLGAVLVEMLGFAGPEAWLDLQFLTSANSRFPEEAGIYPALIGSVMMMVVVAVSSFPIGVGAALYLEEYAPSDGPLGVVVKFIEINIANLAGVPSVVYGLLGLALFVNWLNFASGIVVVGGMTVGLLILPIIIISAQEAIRAVPGSLRQASYGMGATRWQTIRRVVLPEALPGILTGSILAFGRAIGETAPLLMIGAAASVFQPPGGFFDIFSAMPRQIYAWVGQPSQEFQYGVMAAGVVTLLVVMLSMNAAAILIRNKYERRS from the coding sequence ATGGCGGCCGAGACCGAGGGAGCGACCGGCGACTGGTTCGGCGACGCCGAACGAATCAGCCGTCTCCCGGGGAAAGTGTTCGCGGCGGCCTGTCTGTCGGCGACGCTGTTCGGCATCGTGATGGTCGCCGGACTGCTCGTCTACGTGACGAAGGACGCGATTCGGCCGTTCACCGCGAACCCGGGGTGGTTCCTCGTGTTCTTCCTGACGTTCGTCCTCCCGTCGACGGCGTTGCTCGGCTACTTCAGGCGGCGCGGCGACGGCGAGGCGACCGTCGCGCTGACCGCGCTCGGCGTCCCGCTGTTCGGCTCGCTACTCGGTAGCGGCGTGTTGCTGCTGTTCATCGACGTGCTCAGCATTGTCGAGTGGCTGGCGTTCGTCGTCGCCGCCGTCGTCACCGGGGGTGTCCTTCTCGGTCACAGGCGGGCCCGAACGAGAGCGTCGTTCCTCGAAGAGGCGGTCGTCGCCGTCGTCGCGCTCTTCGTACTCGCGCCGGTGACGTTCGAGTTCGTCGCCACCTTCCCGACCGTTCCGCAAGCGTGGCTCATCTACCTGCTCACGTTCGGTCTCGGCGGAGCGGTCGTCGGTGGGCTGATCGTCGCCCGGCGGCGAAACGACCAGCGCGCCGGCCTCGTCGCCGGGGGCGCGCTACTGGCGACGGTCACCGCCGGCGTGTTCATCGACCCCTCGACCGGAATCACACCGCCGGTGTGGGTCATCCTCTTCACGTTCGCGGGGGTGCCGACGGCGCTGTACGTCGAGGGCGTCGTCCGCCGTCGGGACCACCGTCCCGTCGGCCTCGCGTTCCCGCTGGTCGCCATCGCCGGGATACTCCTCGGTGCGGTACTGGTCGAGATGCTCGGATTCGCCGGGCCGGAAGCGTGGCTCGATCTCCAGTTCCTCACCAGCGCGAACTCGCGGTTCCCCGAGGAGGCGGGCATCTATCCGGCGCTCATCGGGTCGGTGATGATGATGGTCGTCGTCGCCGTTTCGTCGTTCCCCATCGGCGTCGGCGCGGCGCTGTACCTCGAAGAGTACGCGCCGAGCGACGGCCCACTCGGCGTCGTCGTGAAGTTCATCGAGATAAACATCGCGAACCTCGCGGGCGTCCCGTCGGTCGTCTACGGGTTGCTGGGGTTGGCGCTGTTCGTCAACTGGCTCAACTTCGCCAGCGGTATCGTCGTCGTCGGCGGGATGACCGTCGGACTGCTCATCCTGCCCATCATCATCATCTCGGCGCAGGAGGCGATCCGAGCGGTTCCGGGGTCGCTCAGACAGGCGTCCTACGGGATGGGTGCGACCCGCTGGCAGACGATTCGTCGGGTCGTCCTTCCCGAGGCGCTGCCGGGCATCCTCACGGGGAGTATCCTCGCGTTCGGTCGCGCCATCGGGGAGACGGCACCGCTTCTGATGATCGGTGCCGCCGCGTCGGTGTTCCAACCACCGGGCGGCTTCTTCGACATCTTCAGCGCGATGCCGCGTCAGATCTACGCCTGGGTCGGTCAGCCGTCCCAGGAGTTCCAGTACGGCGTGATGGCGGCGGGCGTCGTCACGCTTCTCGTCGTCATGTTGTCTATGAACGCCGCAGCGATACTTATCCGCAACAAATATGAGCGGAGGTCGTGA